The Thunnus maccoyii chromosome 9, fThuMac1.1, whole genome shotgun sequence genome includes a region encoding these proteins:
- the LOC121903417 gene encoding protein FAM163B, whose protein sequence is MSAGTVVIAGGILATVILLTIVAVLCLCRLQYYCCKREESEKGEEEEPELATMSPSRPLALSAPPTPPTPELYSDEPEAYPPTFLTEANGPASFSPDPPPRRCQRSHTFCPTCARCSLPFYLQHPERLCNGGRRISYRTVQQQDLELPMDLASFYQKLNLIRSVTMREVVTHSVSTDV, encoded by the exons TACAGTCATCTTACTGACCATCGTCGCTGTACTGTGTTTATGTAGGTTGCAG TATTACTGCTGTAAGAGGGAGGAGTCTGAGaagggggaagaggaggaaccAGAGCTCGCCACCATGTCGCCGTCCCGCCCCCTGGCTCTGTCAGCTCCTCCGACGCCCCCGACGCCGGAGCTCTACAGCGACGAGCCCGAGGCCTACCCGCCCACCTTCCTCACCGAGGCCAACGGGCCTGCCAGCTTCTCACCCGACCCCCCGCCTCGCAGGTGCCAGCGCTCTCACACCTTCTGCCCGACGTGCGCCCGCTGCTCGCTGCCCTTCTACCTGCAGCACCCGGAGAGGCTGTGCAACGGCGGCCGCAGGATCAGCTACAGGACTGTGCAGCAGCAGGACCTGGAACTGCCCATGGACCTGGCCAGCTTCTACCAGAAGCTCAACCTCATCCGCTCCGTCACCATGAGGGAGGTGGTCACCCACAGCGTCAGCACCGACGTGTAG